The Populus alba chromosome 4, ASM523922v2, whole genome shotgun sequence genome contains a region encoding:
- the LOC118055090 gene encoding pescadillo homolog, with translation MVARKKHYRPPGKKKEGNAARYVTRSQAIKQLQVTLGFFRRLSILKGIFPREPKKKFKGNNHTYYHVKDVAFLQHEPLLDKFRDIRAYQKKIKKAEAKKNADLATLLRTREPTYKLDRLVRERYPKFVDALRDLDDCLTMVHLFAALPAVERAKIDVELIHNCRRLSHEWQAYVSRTYKLRKVFISVKGIYYQAEIEGQKITWLTPHAMQQVLPDDVNYSVMLTFLEFYETLLGFVNFRLYHSINVKYPPILDPQLEALASDLYALSRYIVSNSRTSTLEPKAASSSTSEQLEAQKKEMQADESDLRLAQLQHQLPSNEPGALMHLMEDAGCENEDDHDTKECRRLFKNMKFFLGREVPRESLLFVIPAFGGVVSWDGEAAPYKEADQSITHQIVDRPTQGHKYLSREYVQPQWIYDCINARIILPTEAYMVGRIPPPHLSPFVDNDAEGYIPDYAETIKRLQAAAKNEVLPMPGVGKEDLDDPQNLLVEGYISRAEANEAVKTKKKMATLEKQYHEELQRELQGAVMKKSKQGSEEDAKASEESVPDPKQIAEDIDTMSKLGMSRKKRGLLEAIEKRKERNTARISKLKERKKKLKSSEN, from the exons ATGGTTGCAAGGAAAAAGCATTACAGACCTCCG GGTAAGAAGAAGGAAGGCAACGCTGCCAGATACGTTACCAGGTCTCAAGCTATTAAGCAGCTCCAAGTCACGCTAGGTTTTTTCcg GAGGTTAAGCATTCTAAAAGGTATATTCCCTCGAGAGCCAAAGAAGAAGTTCAAGGGAAATAATCATACTTATTATCATGTCAAGGATGTTGCTTTCCTTCAACATGAACCGTTACTCGACAAGTTTAGAGACATAAGGGCTTACcagaagaagataaagaaagcTGAGGCCAAGAAGAACGCTGATCTTGCCACGCTTCTTCGAACTCGGGAACCCACTTACAAGCTAGACAGGCTTGTTAGAGAAAG GTATCCTAAGTTTGTTGATGCGCTGAGAGACTTGGATGATTGTTTAACCATGGTGCATCTTTTTGCAGCATTACCTGCTGTAGAGAGGGCAAAAATTGATGTGGAACTCATACATAATTGTAGGAG ATTGAGTCATGAATGGCAAGCTTATGTTTCCCGTACTTATAAATTGAGGAAGGTTTTCATTTCCGTAAAGGGCATATATTATCAG GCTGAGATTGAGGGTCAAAAGATCACATGGTTAACTCCTCATGCAATGCAACAAGTTTTGCCAGATGATGTCAACTATAGTGTTATGTTAACCTTTTTGGAGTTTTATGAG ACTCTACTTGGATTTGTCAATTTTAGGCTCTATCATTCCATAAATGTGAAGTATCCACCCATTCTTGATCCCCAACTGGAAGCTTTAGCATCAG ATCTCTATGCACTGTCAAGATACATTGTTTCTAACTCCAGAACCTCCACCTTGGAACCCAAAGCTGCTAGTTCATCTACATCAGAGCAATTAGAGGCTCAGAAGAAGGAGATGCAGGCTGATGAGTCTGATCTAAGGCTTGCTCAACTTCAGCATCAACTTCCTTCCAATGAACCTGGTGCATTGATGCACCTGATGGAAGATGCTgggtgtgaaaatgaagatgatCATGATACAAAGGAGTGCAGGAGGCTCTTTAAGAATATGAAATTCTTCTTGGGTCGCGAG GTTCCTAGAGAATCATTGCTCTTTGTAATTCCTGCTTTTGGTGGGGTTGTTTCTTGGGATGGGGAAGCTGCTCCATATAAGGAAGCTGACCAGAGCATTACTCATcag atTGTTGATAGGCCAACCCAAGGTCATAAATACCTTTCGAGAGAATATGTTCAGCCACAGTGGATTTATGATTGCATTAATGCACGGATCATATTGCCAACTGAAGCTTATATGGTGGGAAG GATTCCTCCCCCGCACCTGTCGCCTTTTGTTGATAATGATGCAGAAGGCTATATTCCTGATTATGCAGAGACTATCAAACGCTTGCAGGCTGCTGCCAAAAATGAAGTCCTTCCCATGCCTGGAGTAGGAAAGGAAGATTTAGATGATCCTCAAAATTTGTTGGTTGAAGGTTATATTAGTCGAGCAGAGGCTAATGAGGCTGTGAAGACAAAGAAAAAG ATGGCGACTCTTGAGAAGCAGTACCATGAAGAGCTACAAAGGGAACTTCAGGGTGCCGTCATGAAGAAAAGCAAGCAGGGCTCTGAAGAGGATGCAAAGGCTAGTGAAGAGTCTGTCCCTGATCCGAAACAGATTGCTGAGGACATTGACACAATGTCAAAGTTAGGGATGTCACGTAAAAAGAGGGGCCTTCTGGAAGCTATTGAG aaaagaAAGGAACGGAACACTGCTCGCATTAGCAAGCTGAAGGAGCGGAAGAAGAAGCTGAAAAGCTCAGAAAACTGA